In Amblyraja radiata isolate CabotCenter1 chromosome 39, sAmbRad1.1.pri, whole genome shotgun sequence, the following proteins share a genomic window:
- the LOC116967366 gene encoding dedicator of cytokinesis protein 5-like, whose translation MFVYRGKDYERYEDFRLRLATQFPNADKMSSTAPPSDSITNSPLQHVQCFTVKPVLNLPLQFKDKPVPEQILNFYRANEVQQFQYSRPFHRGEKDPDNEFLTMWIERVTYTTVYKFPGILQWFEVNTVTVEEISPLENAIETMERTNEKISNMVQRYAWEVALPAHPLSMLLSGIVDAAVMGGSANYEKAFFSTKYIQQHPEDQHNIDTLKELIALQIPLLAEGIRIHGEKATVELRPLHDWIVSCFRELKEKVQKLYGVITLPPALTDRKRSRSGSVILPYIMSSTLRRLSTVSLMSTSSTSSDSNPSRPHSNGSVLDPLVERRPLALCRPEEQLDREELDRRGSTAKLKDKNLSKSQVIFESEARSELSLSKVDFTEMEPPLRLQRPKSLQFVDKRLPSLQISSPLPQCPTPPSSRSPSQLLLQTDSMMSTSPGDTSTPPPTPPKSKPCENGSQRHSLQLVPPLPEKTSPRPPHPPPKARHSNPTSPQRHCPAEE comes from the exons ATGTTTGTGTACCGGGGCAAGGACTACGAGCGTTACGAGGATTTCCGCCTCAGGCTGGCCACGCAGTTCCCCAACGCAGACAAGATGAGCAGCACTGCGCCGCCCAGCGACTCCATCACCAACTCCCCCCTCCAGC ATGTGCAGTGCTTCACGGTGAAGCCGGTGCTGAACCTGCCGTTGCAGTTCAAGGACAAGCCCGTTCCAGAGCAGATCCTGAA CTTCTACCGGGCCAATGAAGTGCAGCAGTTCCAGTACTCGCGGCCATTCCACAGGGGAGAGAAAGATCCCGATAACGAGTTTCTG ACCATGTGGATCGAGCGGGTCACATACACCACCGTCTATAAATTCCCCGGCATTCTGCAGTGGTTCGAAGTCAACACAGTCACCGTG GAGGAGATCAGTCCGTTGGAGAACGCCATCGAGACCATGGAGAGGACCAACGAGAAGATCAGCAACATGGTTCAGCGTTACGCGTGGGAAGTAGCGCTCCCTGCCCACCCCCTCTCCATGCTGCTCAGTGGCATCGTAGACGCTGCTGTCATGGGGGGGTCCGCTAACTACGAGAAG GCCTTCTTCAGTACGAAGTATATCCAGCAACATCCTGAAGACCAGCACAACATCGACACCCTGAAGGAACTCATCGCCTTACAG ATCCCATTGTTAGCCGAGGGAATCCGGATTCACGGAGAGAAGGCGACTGTGGAGCTGAGACCGCTGCATGATTGGATCGTCTCCTGCTTCAGGGAGCTGAAGGAGAAAGTTCAGAAGCTGTATGGGGTCATCACCTTG CCCCCGGCGCTGACCGACAGGAAGCGGAGCCGCTCGGGATCGGTCATCCTCCCTTACATCATGTCGTCCACCCTGCGGAGATTATCCACCGTCTCCCTCATGTCCACCTCGTCCACCTCCTCCGACAGTAACCCCTCACGCCCACACTCCAACGG ctcggtGCTGGACCCTCTGGTGGAGCGGAGACCGCTGGCACTGTGCCGGCCAGAGGAGCAGCTGGACCGGGAGGAGCTTGACCGGCGAGGGAGCACGGCCAAACTCAAGGACAAGAACCTGAGCAAGTCCCAGGTCATCTTCGAGAGCGAGGCCAGGAGCGAGCTGTCCCTCAGCAAGGTCGACTTCACAGAGATG GAGCCGCCCCTGAGGCTGCAGCGACCCAAGAGTCTACAGTTTGTTGACAAGCGGCTGCCTTCGTTGCAGATCTCCAGTCCACTGCCACAGTGTCCGACACCGCCCAGCAGCAGGAGCCCGA gccAGTTGCTGCTCCAGACGGACTCCATGATGTCCACCAGCCCTGGAGACACCTCCACACCTCCACCAACCCCCCCCAAGAGCAAACCGTGTGAGAACGGCAGCCAGAGGCACTCGCTGCAG CTGGTTCCACCGCTGCCGGAGAAGACCTCGCCCCGACCCCCGCACCCACCGCCAAAGGCCCGGCACTCTAACCCCACCTCGCCCCAGCGCCACTGCCCGGCAGAGGAGTAG